The window CTCCTATTTAAAATAAATACTATTCTAAAATATCTCTCTTTCTGAATAAATTATCCTTTCCTCAACTGGTTTATCCTCCTGATTATGTTTTGATTTGCTGAAAAATAACAAATATGAAAAGAAAAAGAAGAATGAACAGCAGCAAATATAATGAACTGCGCAATCGTAACCTTACGGTTTCCCTCAAATCATTTTCAAGAGCGTATGGTAAAATAGTATTCTTCCCGGAAATAAGAATTGCAGGGAAGTGGGTACAGCAATGTGGCTTTCAGGCAGGAGATAAAATACTGGTTACCGTATGCAGAAACCAGATTATTCTGGAAAGGGAAGTGGATTATGAGTAGAAGGATATTTTTTAAACCATTAAGAAGAGTAAAGCTTTTAAGTAACATTAAGATTCAAATACATTTGAATAAAGCGTTCTGCTTTTAAAATATCTCTAGATATTTTCTTAATACTCTTAACGGCTTAATCTATTCTTAATGGTTCAAATATTTTACTGGAATTTTTAAACGCAAAGTTTTCAGATGGAGACCTTTATATTTTTAGGAGGCAAAGGATGGGCAAGTAAACTTGCCTGATGAAACTATGTGGATATTTTTCTTTATTGTTTTATAAAAATTCCAATGTATTTCCCGTTGTATTCTACCACAGAGGTTGTAATATTTTTTTTGATACAAAAATCCTGATAAGCAGAATTGTCACCAATATCATCACTTATAAAAACAGAACCAGGCTTCAATCTTTTGTAAATCTGATGATAAGCCCACATTCTTCCGTGATAGCTTTTGTCTGAATCATAATGAAAAACATCAAAAGCGGATACTTTTTTAAAAATTTTAGGTAAAGATTCTCTATCTGCAAAACGGAACAGCTTCCAGTATTTTTTAAGGTTTTCCGGAACAATGTATCCTACATACTGATCTCCGTCCTGAGCAAGATAAGGCATATCTGAGCTGTACAACGTGCCATTTCTTTTCTGAAGCGAAAGCAATATGGCTAAAGAAGACCATCCATAAGCTACTCCTGTTTCAAGAACATTCTGTGCCTTGGTAAATTCGCATGCGTAATAGATAAGCTCCAGGGCACCGGCGCCGCCCATGGTAATAGGGCATTCTTTTTCTTTTGCATGAGCTTTCTCCAGAATATCGGCGTATATATTTTTGAAATGATCACTATCCATAGAGAAAAGCCTTGAGACCGCCTCTTTTTGAGAAACTGCTACAGATGCAGCCCAGGAATTTGTTTTTGCTTTTCCTTTGAATGGACTTCTTCTGCTAACCGTATTTTTAATGATTTTTCTGCCCAGTTCAGGATAAAGGGCAGGTCTTTTGAGATAAGCTACAAATGTTTTAAGAACTGTTGACATTTCGCTGATTGTGTTGTGGTTATAAAACAAATGTATTTTTTTTAAACCCAAATCAGATTGAGACAGTATTAATTTTACAAATAATATGTTTAATATTTTTTAATACTATAATATGCAATTAATCAGCGAAAAATATTAATTTATTGAACCCCTAGGTAGGGTTATGTTTAAGGAACTTTACGATTCAAATAAAATTGGAATAGAGTAGGTTGCTTGGAGAAACATGGGTTCAACTGTACAAAAGTGCAAATTTCTTATTAAAAAACAGTTAAAGTTTTGATTAATAATTATTTGTGTTTTGTTTTTTTAAAAAATATTTGCAAAGAATATTAGGTTTAAAAATTATAAACTCTTTAGATTTAGGTTGGCTTTGTTTATATCAAAGAATTTAGGGTCATACTTTCCTCCCAGCCATTGTTGATATTCCTTTTTCTCCGGATGTCTTTTCTGGCTCAGAATATCCAGCATATTGTAGAATCCTGGAATTCCGCCACAATCTTCCGGAGGGCAGTTAAGTTTTCCTTCAGTGCATATGGGATAGATAACTTTTGGATCTTTGGTAAGAAACTTTTCTGCTTGTATTTCATGTTCCCAATAATCCCCGAAGTCGTAAACATATCCGAATCCCTGATTTTTATCTGTAATGAAACTTCCAAGGGTTGCTTTAGATTTACCGATGTTAAATTCGTGGAGATGATAGTTTTCCCATCCCATCACCGCCTGGATAATATGATGAAATTTTTCAAACGAAGTATTTTTATCTACCAGTACTCTTCTCCAAATAGGAGGATTTGTCTCTAACAAGGTTATTTTAAATTGAATAATATCCATTTTATTGCAGTTTTTGAAATTAATTCTATCTTTTCCCTTAGGAATTAAAAATTTTCCCGGACGCAGGTATCCATCTGTAAAGAGTTGCCACAGATATTTCCAGTGTTTTTGCTACTTCTTTGGGAGAAATCCCGCTTTCCAACAATTTTTTAGCAGCCTGTATCTTACCGGGATTCATTTTAGGTTTTCTACCACTCAATTTACCCAATCTTCGGGCAGTTTCTAAACCAGCTCTGGTTCTCTCGATAATTAAAGATCTCTCCATTTCGGCTAAACTTGCCATCATATGAAAGAAAAACTTCCCTGAAGGAGTTGAAGTATCAATTCCTTCCGTAATACTGTTCAAGTGGATGCCTCTTTTTTCAAACTCTCCTACCAAATCAACCAGTTGTTTTACACTTCTTCCGAGACGATCTAATTTCCAAACCGTTAAAATATCACCGGATCTCAAGACTTCTAAAGCTAAATCTAATCCAGGACGTCCGTGTTTGGCTCCAGAGATAATATCTTCATATATTTTATCGCAACCCGCCTTTTCCAGAGCCTCTTTTTGGAACTCTAGATTTTGATCTTTAGTCGATATTCTGGCATATCCTATTTTCATACTGCAATTTCGTTAAAAATTCTCATAATCCGTAAAAAGAGACTACATTAGAAAATTAATTTTGAGAAAGATTTTTAAGAATATTTTTTTTTAGATTTTTTCTCTATTCCTTTCTCAAAATAAGATTATCTTATAAATGTCCGTTTATGAGAGTGAAAAATGACACACAATTATGAAAGCAGAAATTTTATCTAAAAGCCAACAAAAGGAATTTGATCGTCCTCCAAAGTTCAGTTTGGTAGAAAGAAGAATGGTTTTTGAAATTCCAGATTCTTTACGAGGTTCCCTCCGAAAATTAGAATCTCCAACCAGCATTGTGGGATTTACTCTCCAATACGGCTATTTTAAAACTTCGGGGAAATTCTTTTATGTCGACACTTTTAATTCTGAAGATATTGAGGTTATTTGTAAGTGGAATAAATTCAATATAAACGATATAAACTGGTCAAGTTATCGCTCCGTTACTTTTTACCATCATCAAAAAGCGATTTTAAAATATTTTGGAATTCTTCCCTTTGGTAAAAAGGAAAAGCAGCAACTTTTTTCAGAAGCTACCCGATTATTGAAAAAGCAGAAAAGACCAGATATTTTATTTTGGATTTTAGCAGAATATCTTCGGAGTCACAAAATAGAAGTTCCTACCTATTACGCTTTGTCTTCTCTTATTCAGCAGTCCGTGAAACAATTGAACCGTCATTATTCCGAGACGATTAGAGACTTGATTACGAAACCTGTAAAAGATCTGCTGGACGGACTATTGGAAAAAGAAGAAGAATCGTTCATTTACACCCTTACTAAACTTAAAAATGCGAATGAAACTGCAAGACTTCGAGATATCCGAGAGAACATGAAAGCCTATCTTTATTTTAAAAGTTTATTCTTCCAGATTCAAAACCTTGCCCTACAGTTGGATTTGAGTATGGAAACGATAGAGTACCACGCTCAGTTCGTGATAAAAGCAAGGATTTTTCAAATATCGAGAAGGGAGAATAAATACCTGATGCTGCTTTGTTTTATCATGTACCAGTACTATTTTCTGGGAGACCTTTTAATGGAAACGCTTATCAGTACCTCCAAGGCAGTCGAAAACTCAGCCCGTAACGTAGCCCAAACGATTCTTTCGGAAAATCAAAGTACTATTGAGCAAGATTTGGAACACATCCTTACCTCGAGCGAAGATATGGCTATTCATATAACGGAACTCCTCAAAGTAAGAGAAGATGATACGATGAAAATTTCTGAGAAAATTCGATATTATGAACAGTTCGTATTCAGTCGTCAGGTATCTGATTTTGTAGAAATTATTGAACCTATCGGGAGAATCCGAAAGAAGGAAATCAAGAAAGAGCCTATTTTTTATAAAGCCTTGGAGGAGCATTCTCATAAATTGCAAAAGAGAGTATCCCAGTTGATACGTAATCTCGATTTTGAAATTTCCATTCCAATTCTCCAGGAGGCAGACCGGGAATTTAAAAAGGAAGCAGGAAATATATCAGATGCTTTCAGTTCTAAATTTTTAACAAAAGATGAAAAAAAGAATGTGAAAAATGCAAAATCCTTACCTGCATTGTACAAAATACTTTTTACCAGACACTTGGTAAAGGGTATTAAGTCGGGAGAGGTCAGCCTTGTTCATTCTTTCCAGCATCGACCTTTTGAACACTATCTGATTCGTGAAAATTGGGAACAGAATAGGTATGATATCTTGAAAGATGTAGGATTATCGGAAAAAGTGTCATGGAAACAAGTGGAATCTGAATTGCTTTTTTCCTTGCAAGAATCTTTCTACAAAACCTATGACAGCATCAATAATCCCGAAAATCATTATGTAAAGGCAGGGAGAAAAGGTAACCGCCCTCGTTTCGAAACCCCTTCAGCGAGTAAAGCAGAAAAACAGATTAAGGAACAGGCAAAATCAACATTTCCTCCCGAAAATAGTATCCCTTTATTGGAGGTTTTGAATACCGTGAATCAACGGGTAGGCTTTACCAAATCCTTCATACACTGGTCAAATCGGTCTATTCCGAAAAAACCTTCTGATATGGAGCTATTTGCCGTGGTAATGGCTTACGGTTGTAATATCGGACTGGATAATATGGCTAAAAATACCACCAATATCAACGCTAATGCTTTGGATACTATTGCCAATTGGTATTGCTCTCTGGAAAACATCCGAAAGGCAAATGATAGGGTGGTAGAATATACCGAAAAACTAAAATTGGTAGAGCTCCTCAAAAAAGAACAGCAGAAGGTACATACCTCCAGCGATGGACAAAAATTTTATATAAAAACGGATTCTATCCATGCCAATTACTCATTTAAATATTTTGGCAAAGACAAGGGCATTGTGATGTACAGTTTTATTGATAATTTGCATAGACAGTTCTACGCTACAGCATTCAGTGCCGGGGAAAGAGAATCCACTTATGTGATAGACGGGCTTTTACACAATGAAATCATTGAGACCGAAATACACTCTACAGATACTCACGGATATACAGAATTGGTATTCGCTATTACTTACTTTCTTGGGATTGATTTTGCTCCCAGAATTGCTAAGTTTGAAGACCATCAGCTGTTTTCTATGGAAGGAATTATTGTTCCTGATTTAGAGCAATATGATTTTAACGTAAAAGAAATAAACCCCCAAAATATAGAACAGCAATGGGATAAAATTCTTCATATTGTAGCAACTCTAAAACTAAGACATACTCCTGCATCCATTCTATTCAAAAGGCTCAGTTCCTATTCACGACAGAATCCTGTATACCTTGCCCTTCGGGATTTTGGGAGGCTGGTGAGGACAAATTTTTTGCTGGACTACATGTACGATCATAACCTGAGAAAAATGGTTTTGCAACAATTAAATAAAGGAGAAAGTGCCAATAAGCTGGCAAAACGTATATTTTATGGAAACAATGGGGAAATAAAATATGTATCCAAACAGGAACATCTACAGGCAACTACCTGCAAAACACTCATTCACAATCTGATTGTCTGTTGGAATTACATGTATCTGAGTAAAAAATTAGTACAAACCACCCCGGAGAACAGAAAAGAATTCTTTGAACACATCAAAAACACTTCTCCTGTAAGATGGGAGCACTTTAATTTTTATGGAATCTTTGACTTTTCGCCAGAAGCTCTTAAAGATGCCCTAGAATTTAGTACAGAAGATTTATTCGATTTTGAAATGGAATAGCGAAATTTGAAAAATAGAAAGTAAAACTTTGGCAATAAACAAGTTAATCGTTTTTTGATAAGAAATTTGCACTTTTGTACAGTTGAACCCCACTGTACAAAAAAGTGATAAAACACCCAAATAAGCCGTGTTTTTCAAGTCAGGGACTATGCTATCTGACGGAAAACAGAGGAGATATACGGGCAAAAATGCTCCCCAGCATACAGTGCCGGCTATCATCTGATAATAGTTGATAACCTTCGTATCAAAATGGTCTACCAACCGTTTATTGTATATGGTATAAAGAGCACCGAATGCTGATGAAAAAACGCCCAGAATAATTCCCAGCTGATAAGAGGTATCAAAATGAAATATTAAGCTGATTCCCAAAATGGTAAGCATACTGAGCAATAATTCTGAAAGCTTGAATTTTTCCTTATCAATTACAGGCTTAAATACCGCCGTGAAAAAGCTAGTCAGGCAATAGCATACGACACCAATGGAAATGTTGGCATATTTTATACTTGCATAAAAAAGAAGCCAGTGTAATGTAAGCAGCAATCCGGTTTTTGAAATTTTAATTTTTTCCTTTACTGCAATATCCGTCGGAATTTTTAAGAGCTTTACAATAAAGAATAAAATAATGGAGGAGAAGAGGAGCCTGTACCAGACTAATAAACCTTCATTAAGCGTGATGAGTTTTCCGAATACCCCGGTAAATCCGGCCAAAATTACGGCCAGATGCAATAATAAATATGATTTTTTCATTAGAAAATGAACTGTAAAAATTTGAATTAATATTTTTTAGATATGAAGCATAAAAATCCTGGCCGCTATATAAATTAGCGACATAGATCTGCTTCAAATTACATTGAAAATATTAAGGTGCCGGAGGAGGCAGACAGTTCGAGCGGTTCATATTGATCTGTTAAATGCCAAATATAGGAAAAAATAGCTTGTAAGTCTACATAAAAAAGACATTAAACTTATGCCCGTCAGGATCTGCAAATACAAAACCATAGTAGTTTTCTCCAAAGCTTTCGGGCTCTGAGACAATGGTTCCACCAGCTTTTTCTACTTCCGCAGCCCAATCATCTACCTGATTTTTACTTTCTGCAGAAAGGGTGAATATCACTTCATTGGAGCTTTGAGGATCTCCAAAATGCATTGTTTTAAGGTTTCTTTCTATGACATTTTTTAAGAAAAAATGGATGATAAA of the Chryseobacterium aureum genome contains:
- a CDS encoding DMT family transporter — encoded protein: MKKSYLLLHLAVILAGFTGVFGKLITLNEGLLVWYRLLFSSIILFFIVKLLKIPTDIAVKEKIKISKTGLLLTLHWLLFYASIKYANISIGVVCYCLTSFFTAVFKPVIDKEKFKLSELLLSMLTILGISLIFHFDTSYQLGIILGVFSSAFGALYTIYNKRLVDHFDTKVINYYQMIAGTVCWGAFLPVYLLCFPSDSIVPDLKNTAYLGVLSLFCTVGFNCTKVQISYQKTINLFIAKVLLSIFQISLFHFKIE
- a CDS encoding recombinase family protein, producing the protein MKIGYARISTKDQNLEFQKEALEKAGCDKIYEDIISGAKHGRPGLDLALEVLRSGDILTVWKLDRLGRSVKQLVDLVGEFEKRGIHLNSITEGIDTSTPSGKFFFHMMASLAEMERSLIIERTRAGLETARRLGKLSGRKPKMNPGKIQAAKKLLESGISPKEVAKTLEISVATLYRWIPASGKIFNS
- a CDS encoding VOC family protein, which translates into the protein MKPKMIWANLAVTNLDRTQKFYTELGFKPNNPHSSNELVSFFMAGNEFIIHFFLKNVIERNLKTMHFGDPQSSNEVIFTLSAESKNQVDDWAAEVEKAGGTIVSEPESFGENYYGFVFADPDGHKFNVFFM
- a CDS encoding O-methyltransferase; the protein is MSTVLKTFVAYLKRPALYPELGRKIIKNTVSRRSPFKGKAKTNSWAASVAVSQKEAVSRLFSMDSDHFKNIYADILEKAHAKEKECPITMGGAGALELIYYACEFTKAQNVLETGVAYGWSSLAILLSLQKRNGTLYSSDMPYLAQDGDQYVGYIVPENLKKYWKLFRFADRESLPKIFKKVSAFDVFHYDSDKSYHGRMWAYHQIYKRLKPGSVFISDDIGDNSAYQDFCIKKNITTSVVEYNGKYIGIFIKQ
- a CDS encoding plasmid pRiA4b ORF-3 family protein, which codes for MDIIQFKITLLETNPPIWRRVLVDKNTSFEKFHHIIQAVMGWENYHLHEFNIGKSKATLGSFITDKNQGFGYVYDFGDYWEHEIQAEKFLTKDPKVIYPICTEGKLNCPPEDCGGIPGFYNMLDILSQKRHPEKKEYQQWLGGKYDPKFFDINKANLNLKSL
- a CDS encoding SymE family type I addiction module toxin → MKRKRRMNSSKYNELRNRNLTVSLKSFSRAYGKIVFFPEIRIAGKWVQQCGFQAGDKILVTVCRNQIILEREVDYE
- a CDS encoding Tn3 family transposase, whose translation is MKAEILSKSQQKEFDRPPKFSLVERRMVFEIPDSLRGSLRKLESPTSIVGFTLQYGYFKTSGKFFYVDTFNSEDIEVICKWNKFNINDINWSSYRSVTFYHHQKAILKYFGILPFGKKEKQQLFSEATRLLKKQKRPDILFWILAEYLRSHKIEVPTYYALSSLIQQSVKQLNRHYSETIRDLITKPVKDLLDGLLEKEEESFIYTLTKLKNANETARLRDIRENMKAYLYFKSLFFQIQNLALQLDLSMETIEYHAQFVIKARIFQISRRENKYLMLLCFIMYQYYFLGDLLMETLISTSKAVENSARNVAQTILSENQSTIEQDLEHILTSSEDMAIHITELLKVREDDTMKISEKIRYYEQFVFSRQVSDFVEIIEPIGRIRKKEIKKEPIFYKALEEHSHKLQKRVSQLIRNLDFEISIPILQEADREFKKEAGNISDAFSSKFLTKDEKKNVKNAKSLPALYKILFTRHLVKGIKSGEVSLVHSFQHRPFEHYLIRENWEQNRYDILKDVGLSEKVSWKQVESELLFSLQESFYKTYDSINNPENHYVKAGRKGNRPRFETPSASKAEKQIKEQAKSTFPPENSIPLLEVLNTVNQRVGFTKSFIHWSNRSIPKKPSDMELFAVVMAYGCNIGLDNMAKNTTNINANALDTIANWYCSLENIRKANDRVVEYTEKLKLVELLKKEQQKVHTSSDGQKFYIKTDSIHANYSFKYFGKDKGIVMYSFIDNLHRQFYATAFSAGERESTYVIDGLLHNEIIETEIHSTDTHGYTELVFAITYFLGIDFAPRIAKFEDHQLFSMEGIIVPDLEQYDFNVKEINPQNIEQQWDKILHIVATLKLRHTPASILFKRLSSYSRQNPVYLALRDFGRLVRTNFLLDYMYDHNLRKMVLQQLNKGESANKLAKRIFYGNNGEIKYVSKQEHLQATTCKTLIHNLIVCWNYMYLSKKLVQTTPENRKEFFEHIKNTSPVRWEHFNFYGIFDFSPEALKDALEFSTEDLFDFEME